Genomic DNA from Candidatus Bathyarchaeota archaeon:
ACTCTCGACGCCAACTCATCAAAGAAAGTTCTAACCTCCTCCTTTGACCAAACGTTGAGGATTACTCCACCAGCTTTTGACTTATGAATTATTTGCGGAGACAAAGCCTTCATAACCACTGGAAACCCAAGCTCCGAAGCCAAGATCTCTGCTTCTTCAAGCGTTCTAGCTACAACCGTTTTTATAGTGGGGATGGCGTAAACTTCAAGAAAATGAAGGGATTCCGGTTGATTTAGAACAGTTCTGCCCTCACTAAAAGCTTTTTTCAAGACTTCTTTAAGGAATGTTGGGATTGAAACTTCCACCGGGATTTCCTCTGGAGTTTGATAAAGAAGCTCCAAGTTCTGGGTATAGCTGTACATGTACATGAAAGTGGAAACTGCCTGTTCAGGTGTGCTGAAAGCAGGCACACCTCTCTTTTGTAGAATCTGTCTTGCCTTTCGGCACGCTACGCTTTCGCCTATAAAGGACGCCAGAACAGGCTTGTTAGTCTGTTTAGAAGCTTGAATTATGGCTTTAACTGTTGAGATGGGATCAGCTGCCCCTTGGGGTGTATAGATGATTAGGAAACCGTCGCTATTGGGGTCCTTAAAGCATATTTCCATCACTTTGCTAAATCTTTCAGCCGTTGCTTCCTCTAATATGTCCACCGGGTTAGAGACACAACAGTAGAGAGGCAAAACGCTCTTCAAAGCTTGAATTGTTTCGCTGCTCAATTTAGAGAGACGCCCCCCTCTCGAAATCAAAGCGTCGGTAGCCATCACACCTGGGCCACCGGCATTGGTTATAATTGTGAGGTTCGGGCCTTTTGGGCTTGCTCTCATAGCTAAAGCTTCTGCGCAGTTAAACAAGTCGCTTATAGCCTCCACTCGGACTATGCCTGCGCGTCTAAAGGCCGCGTCGTAAACGGCGTCTTCTCCACACAAAGCTCCAATGTGAGACAATGTTGCCTCCGCGCTTTCAGGAAAGCGTCCAGCCTTTATCACCATGATGGGTTTGGCTCTGGCAAAGCCTCTGGCAGCGCTCATGAACTTTCGTGCGTTTGTCACGCATTCCATATAGAGAATTATGCTGCGGGTTTGTGGATCCGTTCCGAAATAGTCGATCAAGTCGCCGAAATCCACATCCAGCATGGATCCTACTGAAACTACCGCGCTGAATCCAATGTTAGCTTCAGAGGCCCAGTCTAGAACAGAAGCGCATAAGGCTGCACTTTGCGATATGAAGGCTATTCTCCCAGGAAGGGTTGTTTTATCTGCAAAAGTGGCGTTCAGCCTAATGCTTGGCCTTATCACACCCATACTGTTGGGGCCTATTATGCGCATGCCATAGCGATCCTTAATTTCAAGGATTTGTTTTTCAAGGGCTTCTCCTTCCTTACCGGCCTCTCTAAAACCCGCTGAAATAATAATTATTCCTTTAACACCAGCTTTCCCACATTCCTCCACAATTTGGGGCACGATGTGCGCTGGTGTGGCGATTATTGCAAGGTCTACTTGCCATGGGATCTTTGTGATGCTTGGATAAGCTGTTATGCCTTGAATGGTGGATTTGAAGGGATTAACAGGGTAAACAACCCCGGGATATCCTACTCCAACTAAGTTACGCAACAGCTTTGCCCCTATTGAACCTTCTCTGTCGCTGGCGCCTATTATGGCTACTCTTTTCGGGTTGAAAATTTTGTCTAGATTTTCGGTGCCCACTCCCCGGATCCTCTAATTAAGACTAATAAAAGTATATACGCCATATATTTTTAACTACCACTTAAAATTTTGATCATGTGCAGTTTTGCTCTATACGCATTTTAGCCTGCAAGTCCGCCAATTACAACGAAGCACTAAAGAAATTCTTGTTTAACCCTTAAATAGTTAAAATTATAAGAAAATGAGTGGGGAGTTGCTTGCCTACACCGTTTTTCCAGTTTCCCAACATTTACGAGTTAGCATTGCTCTTATTATTGCTTATTATAGGAATCGCCATTATTATCTTGATTGTCAAAGTTTTGCTTTTCATACTCCCCGCCGCCATCATTGCGCTTGTGATCTGGTTCCTCACCGGCAGCCTTTTCCTAGCTGGCGTGGCTTTCTTGGCGGTAGCTTTTATCTCATTGTTGAAACACTAGCAAGGCTACATTTCACATTTACATTTCAGCAAAACCGCCCTCTCTAGCTCTGTCATATAGTTACATTTGAGTGGTCAAATAACTAATCAATTCATGGGCGTTAGTGAAACGTTCAATGCATATTGGGTTTTATGGTAAAGTTTTTAGGTAAGTGCGCCTCAGCCCACAACGAGGGCTAAACGCGTTTAGCCCTCTCTCAGACTTAAATTGGAGGCGACTAGGCTTGCCGAAGAAGGGAAAGAAGAAGGAGGAGAAGTGTGAAGAGAAGAAGTCTGAGGAAAGCAAGCCTGCATCAGGCACGTGTACATAGTCATGCTAAAGAATGGCTATGCAACCCTTTTCATTTTTCCCTTTATTTTATCCATGTCCTATGCAGAAATTCGGTCAAAAATCTTGAAGGCCACGTAGGCGAGAAGGAAGATTATGCTGCTTGATATAAATGTATAAGCGAATCCCATTTTTTCAGCTAAAAATGGGCCTATGAAAGCACCGCAAGCAGAGCCCGCGCTAACCAATGCGTTGAATAATCCTGATTTCCTTCATATAGAAGCTCCATTGAACATTAAAACAAAACTTAGAATAGGACATTAGAGCCTCGGGCGGGATTTGAACCCGCGACCACCGCCTTTTCGGATCCACAATTCACTTTACCAAGGCGGTGCTCCACC
This window encodes:
- a CDS encoding bifunctional acetate--CoA ligase family protein/GNAT family N-acetyltransferase gives rise to the protein MGTENLDKIFNPKRVAIIGASDREGSIGAKLLRNLVGVGYPGVVYPVNPFKSTIQGITAYPSITKIPWQVDLAIIATPAHIVPQIVEECGKAGVKGIIIISAGFREAGKEGEALEKQILEIKDRYGMRIIGPNSMGVIRPSIRLNATFADKTTLPGRIAFISQSAALCASVLDWASEANIGFSAVVSVGSMLDVDFGDLIDYFGTDPQTRSIILYMECVTNARKFMSAARGFARAKPIMVIKAGRFPESAEATLSHIGALCGEDAVYDAAFRRAGIVRVEAISDLFNCAEALAMRASPKGPNLTIITNAGGPGVMATDALISRGGRLSKLSSETIQALKSVLPLYCCVSNPVDILEEATAERFSKVMEICFKDPNSDGFLIIYTPQGAADPISTVKAIIQASKQTNKPVLASFIGESVACRKARQILQKRGVPAFSTPEQAVSTFMYMYSYTQNLELLYQTPEEIPVEVSIPTFLKEVLKKAFSEGRTVLNQPESLHFLEVYAIPTIKTVVARTLEEAEILASELGFPVVMKALSPQIIHKSKAGGVILNVWSKEEVRTFFDELASRVKEMRPDAEFQGVILQPMVLKKGYELLLGARKDPQFGSVIIFGTGGIAAEIMQDISVGLPPLNQVLARRLMERTRFYKLSEASDFRPNFKLLEEILVKFSQLVVDLPEIKEIEINPLIVDEKSAVAVDARIIIDSERILEKTHPHEHLVIAPYPRKYVTQWTLKNGVPVIIRPIKSEDEPLLREFYSSLSEETMRLRFFQVFREFSHETLTRHCNLDYDREIAIIAEIQGEKRKIIGVSLLTTDPGRKSGEFAVVVGDQWQGLGLGSKLMDCIIEVGKDMNLETIYGFLASDNYKMIDLCAKKGFKMQRIDAELTKATLDLTIPPLKE